The genomic window ACCGACGAGAATTTTCCTTCCCGCACCGTCTCCGCGGAAACGCCTGCTCAGCGTGCTTTCGGCCTGAGAAGTCTGTCGGGAGGGCCCGCTACAGTCCAGCCATGACAGATCGCCAGCTCGTAGACGGCCCGACCACGATCCCGGCTGTCGTGCCGGGTGCCGCGGCGGTGTTTCCAGACCTACCGCCCGAGGTTGCTGCTCGGATCGAGCGTTCCATGGCCGCGTCCCGCTCGACCGGTACCCGCCGGGCCTACACCTCGGCGTGGCGACGCTTCGAGACCTGGTGCACCGTCGCCGGGCACCACGCGTTGCCGGCGCATCCCGCGACAGTGGCGGCCTACCTCGTCGCCGCGGCCGACACGCTCACCGTCGACGGGACGCGGGCGTACGCGGCCGCGACGTTCGGCAAGTGGATTGCGGCGATCGCCGACCGCCACCGCGCTACCGGACACGACAACCCGTGCGGGCACGAGATGGTGCGCGCCACCCTCGCCGGTATCCGGCGGGACTACGCGTCGGCGGGGGAGCGGCCCCGCAACCCGCGCGCACCGCTGCTGACCTCCGACATCACCACGATCGTCGACCACGCCCGACGCACTACAGCGGGGTGGGCGTCGGAGGTGCTCGAACGCCGCGACACCGCGCTGCTGCTGATGGGATACACCGGCGCATTTCGACGCAGCGAACTCGTAGCGCTGGAATGCCGCGATGTGCGCCGCGACCGTCTCGACGGTGCGCACGTACGGATCCGAAGATCGAAGACCGACCAGGACGGAACCGGCATCGGAACGGTGAAAGCGCTTCCGTTCACCGACTGCCACGAATCCTGCCCGGTCTGCGCGTGGGTGCGATGGCTGCAGATCGTCGCCGCGTTCGACACCGGGGGCAGAGCCGCCGTCATTCGACTGCTTTCTCGCGCAGCACAAT from Rhodococcus sp. P1Y includes these protein-coding regions:
- a CDS encoding site-specific integrase, which encodes MTDRQLVDGPTTIPAVVPGAAAVFPDLPPEVAARIERSMAASRSTGTRRAYTSAWRRFETWCTVAGHHALPAHPATVAAYLVAAADTLTVDGTRAYAAATFGKWIAAIADRHRATGHDNPCGHEMVRATLAGIRRDYASAGERPRNPRAPLLTSDITTIVDHARRTTAGWASEVLERRDTALLLMGYTGAFRRSELVALECRDVRRDRLDGAHVRIRRSKTDQDGTGIGTVKALPFTDCHESCPVCAWVRWLQIVAAFDTGGRAAVIRLLSRAAQFDSHLCRGTLPTAEKRSPLFRSVRKNGNLSDTVLSGAAVHAAIRRRAAHAGYDPETVMQLGGHSLRAGFVTQAFRNGADAHAIMRQTGHTTPAMVETYAREHAPLVGNAVTELGL